From Triticum aestivum cultivar Chinese Spring chromosome 4A, IWGSC CS RefSeq v2.1, whole genome shotgun sequence, a single genomic window includes:
- the LOC123083308 gene encoding calmodulin-like protein 7, which translates to MQIERPRAEIMSSKRVDESELRKVFQMFDKNGDGQVTKKELSELLKNLGIYIAGDEMDATMAKIDTNGDGCIDVEEFGLLYRSILDEGDGPNGGNMGDEEEEMREAFSVFDQNGDGYITIEELWSVLASLGLKQGRTVEECRQMINKVDVNGDGRVDFKEFSQMMRGGAAGRED; encoded by the coding sequence ATGCAAATAGAACGGCCAAGAGCTGAAATCATGAGCAGCAAGCGGGTGGATGAGTCGGAGCTAAGGAAGGTCTTCCAGATGTTCGACAAGAATGGTGACGGCCAGGTCACCAAGAAAGAGCTAAGTGAGTTGCTCAAGAACCTAGGGATCTACATTGCAGGCGACGAGATGGACGCGACCATGGCCAAGATTGATACCAATGGTGATGGTTGCATCGACGTCGAGGAGTTCGGCCTACTATATCGCTCCATCCTTGATGAAGGCGATGGGCCTAACGGTGGCAACatgggcgacgaggaggaggagatgagggagGCGTTCAGTGTCTTCGACCAGAACGGTGACGGCTACATCACCATTGAAGAGTTGTGGTCCGTGCTGGCAAGCCTCGGCCTCAAGCAGGGTCGCACCGTTGAGGAATGCCGCCAAATGATCAACAAGGTCGATGTCAATGGCGACGGCCGCGTCGACTTCAAGGAGTTCAGCCAGATGATGCGTGGTGGCGCGGCCGGTCGTGAGGATTGA